TCCATTCGATACTTCCTGATCATTGCCTTTCCAATATACATATCTTGTGCGAAGGTAATTACCCAAGAACAGGTCGGCTTTTTAAGTTTACTCCTTAGTTCCGGCGGATCTTCCTCCGCAAACAACTCCACCGAAATACCGGTTGCCGTGGACCGCCAAACAGGAATTCAAATCAGCTCTTCCGGTTTGACAGTGACTTACGCCACACTTACTACTTTGGCAGTCAAACTTTCCGCGAAACCGACTCATGATGTAACTATTTCATTATCCTTCGATACCACCAAACTAAAAGTAAATGGTGCAAGCGCTTCTCCCGTCAGTTTGACTTTTACGGAAAACAATTTCGATACTCTTCAAAATTTCAGCTTGGATGCTTTAAATAACGCAAACGATACATCCAGCATTTCATTAGCTACGCAAAGCACGGATACCCCGTACAATAGTTTGTCCAAATCACTTTCAGTAACCATTCAAGTTGCCACCGCAGCCATTGTCACAAGTGTGAATACTGTTTCCATAGACGGTGGAGGAACAGGTTCCTTCGGAGTTCGACTGAATGTATTACCAACAAATAATGTAAGCTTAACCGTGAGTTTCCCCGGAGCCAAACTTGCAGTAGACGGAGTGACTTCTTCCCATCCGGGATTGAGTTTCACTCCCGCCAACTATTCTACTTTACAAACGGTAAACCTAAGATCCCTTTTAAACACAACTGAATCGGTTAACATCGGTTTTATTGCATTCAGTTCCGATGCGGATTATAATTCCAAGTCCAAAACCGTTTCCGCTTCGGTCACTTCCAATACAAGAAGCCTTGTTCTTTCCCCGAGTCCGGTCTCTTTAAGTATGAAGGCGGGAGAAGTTCATTCTTTTACGGTTGCACCGAGTGTAGCGCCTACTTCCGATATTACAGTCAGCTTCACTTATACGCAAAACCAGATAAATATTAAAAAGTCCGGAGATGTGAGTTATGACTCGGATGGTAGTTTTTCAATCACTTTATTAAGTGGAAGCACTACTGCACAAACCATTCAAGTTAAAGCGGTATCCAATGTCAATGTGGCAAGCGGCACAATCAATATTGCCACGACAGTTCCCGCTTCTCCGAACGGAGATATTTCCTTTAGCGGACTGACAGCAAGCGCCGGTTATTCGATTGATACGGACAATGTCCCGGTTGCCCTCAACGGAAATATTCAAAATGGAACCCAGGCAACGACTTCCAATTCTACCACTTATTCTTTGGGAACGACAGTTGATCCTGCTACCTCCTTTGTAATTTGCAATTTTCAAACCGCAGGATCTGATATAGTCAATGCGACCACTTGCCAGCTTAATTCTTCGGGAACCCAGGTCGAAGTGAAGAAAGGGGCATCGGGCACGAACGTAACTACCAATTATTATGTAATGGATTTCAGTTCCGGAATTTCGGTTCAAAGGGGTGCTACCGTTTTAACATCAGGAACGGCGACGACAGCCTTATCCCAAACAGTCAATACCAGCAAAGCATTTATCATATCTTATGTAAGAACGACTTCTACAGGCTCGGCCAATGACAATCGGAAACAAGTTCAGGTATCTTTTGCCGACGCAAACAATCTGAATTTTTCATGTAACGGGTGTACAGCTACAACGGTAGAGTGGCAAGTTGTGCAATGGCATTCGGCGACAGTTCAATCGGGAACAGCTACGATAGCGGACACGGCTTCAAGCACAACGGCAAATCTAGGTTCGGCGGTGGATCTTTCCAAAACATTTTTGATCTTCAATCATTCTTATACTCCGAACGGAGGAACAGGTCAGGAACAAAATTACTTTACCTCCGGGTCTTTCTCATCCACATCGCAACTTTCCTTCCAACGGGGATTCACCCAAGGGACGATTGCCATACAGTATTTTGCAGTGTCCGTTCCTTCCGGTTTGGTTGTGAAACCGAAAGACTTTACTCTTAGCTCTTCCGAAACCAATATTTGTGATGTGATCCCGGGCGGAGGTGTGACAAATTATTTAAAATCCATGATGATCACTTCCAATCGAACCGGTTCCGTTGCGGAAGACACCGCACTGGATTCATCTTCCCTTACGTATGAATTCAGAAACTCGGGATGCGGAGCATCGGGAAATACAAATTTAAAAATCACCCGTTATAACAACGGAGACGGAACAAATCATAGCGTATCCGGCACCTATTTCCTGTTAGAGTTCAACTGAATTTCAACAAATCAGCCTTTTTTGTTTTGGTTAAAAAAATCCGAAGCCGCCTAATTTTTCAGTGATTTAAGATCAAAATCAGTTAAACTCTATTTGTGATCCAAACCATCGTACATTCCATCGCAGGCAAAACAGTCCAGTTTACCCATAATTCCACAGAGTCTTTACTCAAAGGCATCAAAGTATTAGTGAAGGGAACTTTGCAAAATACAGGCGCCGGTTTGGATTTGCTTTCCAATGCATTTCTTTACAAAGAAGACTGGAGGGAAGCACTCAAAAAAGCAGGTGTCGTTCTTAAGGAAACAGGAGACCACACTACGGAAACGATGGAAAAGGCGATTCACTCCACAAATGTCGCTTTCGAGAAAGCTTCGTTCGCCGTGGATGCGGCAGGAAGACAAGGGAACCAAATGGTTTTCGACAACCGGGTGATCTCAAGTATTATAGGAAGTTCTCACGACCAAAAGATCATACTCACCAAAATAGAGATGAGTTTCAGAGATATAGGAAAAGATATTTCCGTGTCGGAAGCAGCGCAATCCTTCAGGGAATCGGGACAAAAAGAATCCGTTCTGTTTCTACCGGGACTATTTACGGATGAGACAGTCTGGTTGGAAAAATGGATTCCTTATAAAAAAAGAAAAGTCCGCTCTTTGGGAATCTCCACGGAACTATCCAAAAAAAACATCCACCCGCTTTACATTCGTTATAATCATGGAATGCCCATTCATGAGAATGGAAAAAAATTAATGAATTTGCTGGATACATTTTTCACAGAGTGCCCGGAAGCGAGACCTCATATAGTAGCTTACAGTCTGGGCAGTTTGGTATTGAGAAGTTGTTTATATCATGCTAAAGAAGAAAACAAACCTTGGATCGAAAATTTTCAAAAAGTAATATCCATATCATCACCAAACAGAGGTTCGTATTTAGAAAAACTGGGATTCTGGTTGGGCCTGATTTTGGAAAAAAGCCCGAACGCCGCCTTGAAAATCATAGGAATGATCGGGAATTTGCGCAGTGATGCCATCAAAGACCTTTCCTTTGGCTTAATCCGTAGAGAACAAAAATCCTTTTGGGCTCCCATTTCGCAATACTTTCAGGAAACATATTTCGGTGAGTTGGATGAAGTCGATGCCTATGAAGCCTACTCACTTGTCGATACGATCGAAAATCCGATTCAAAATTTTTTAGGGGACGGAATCGTGGAAAAACAAAGTCTTCGTTATCTTTCGGACAAAGTGTACTCCAAGAAATTGAATCCGTCACTCAGAACACTGGAAATAGAAAAGGCGAATCATTTCACCATTTTAAATTCAAAAAAATTATTCTTATGGTTGGATGAAATTTTTTCGGAATCTAAATAAAGAAACCGATATGAAATAATGAAATGCCTCCGACACTTAATATTTCAGAACAAATACTGATAAGAAAAAAGAAATTCATCATATGACCTCTGCGAATTGACTTCAATTCGCAATTCATGGTTCTTTGTGATCGAATAACGTATCTTTGCCGTATTTGCAAAATTGGCTGCTTCACGACTCGCTTGAAAATAATAATAACTACCCGCCAATTGCAGCTTCCAATCTCCCATCTCCCATAAATAATTCAACATAAGCTCCGGACCGTATCTGAGTCCATTTTGAAAAATAGCAGCCCCTTGCGCCTTCCCTCCCACCAATACGGAAAATGTGGAAGATGGATTGAAATTCTTAAATTCATTCTGAAAAGAATAACCGACAAGCCCTTCCAAATTCCCTGCTTGCTTGCGAACGGTATCATTTTCCCGGATCGGATCTTTTTCTTTGTACAAAACAGTATCCCAACCGACATCGAAAAGATACGATAAATGTTTTGATAAAGGATTATAAGGAGAAAGGGAAACAACGCGAAGTAAACTCATCGAAGTGAGTTCCAAAGGTTTGGATTCGTATTTCCGAATGGTTCCGTTAAAAAATTGTAATTCCGAATTGGGAGAATGCCCTCTGCTTGCATTCATTAAATCATGATAGGCAACTCTGTATTGGAACTGTGAGAACGTTCCCAAATTTGAAGTTCCCAAGGATACACCCACCCGACTTAAAGAATGTGAAAATTCGGGAGGAGTGGAAACGAAAATGGATTCGTTAATCGAATATGTATCCGTCAATTTACTTCTGTAATGAAGGGTCGGTTCATAGAGAGGATCTTCCTCTTCTTTTTTAGATCTGGTTTGTTTGTAGCGATACGCTTCCAGAATCGCATCAATCACCAATGATTTTCGAATTTCCTTTCCTTCCAAATCCCGATAGCTTATCTTACCGGATAATAAATTCCAAAAGCATTCTTTCTCAGTATCGGTCATTGCAACTAACTTTTGTTTAATCTTTGAATACATGGACGGTCTGTAAAAAGACTCTATTACCAAATCCTTTTCGTTCAGATACAATTTGATCGTATCCGCAGGCGATACCAAATTTCCCGCCTTTGAAGACAAATACAGGTTTGTTCCCGAAACATCCAATATTCCCAAAAGATGATAGGAACAATTCTCGGAGAGAAAGAAGTAATCGAAATGACTTCTTCTCATTTCCCAAAGATGACGGAGAAATCGAGCACGTTCTTCTTCATTCAGGTTTAATTTGTATTCCCATAGATCACGGTTTTCCAAATCGTTATACTCGTTTACCTTTAGATAATAGGGAAAGATGGAAAACGTTCCCGGGAACTTCCCCGTTAGACCGCCAAACATGTAATAAATGACATTCGCATCTCCGGTATTTGCGGCAAACCCCACTCCATAGTCCAATAGCTCGGAACTTTCGTTGAGGCGGGAATCCACTTTGATCAAAGTATGACCGAACATGGAGGCAGGTGATTGCATATAATAAGAAGAAAATACAATCCGTAGGCCTTGTCCCCCGAGTGATTGTTTCCAGGTTTCAAAACGCAAACATTTCCTTTCTTTCAGAATTCTCGGATCAAAATCCAATTGTTTCTTCAACCAATCGTATCTCTCCGGAAAAGAACATTGCGGGTGTAAAATCTCTTCGGAATCGGAACTTTCGTCCGCAAAAAAACTCCGGAGAGTGGCGAAGAGTTCTTTCTTGGGATCTTCTTTTCCCTTCTTTGAAAGAAAATAATA
The nucleotide sequence above comes from Leptospira kobayashii. Encoded proteins:
- a CDS encoding DUF4105 domain-containing protein, with the protein product MSYRKILFSFLILIKVSFPCFLISKDQTVKEKPIHYDDFSPSDAKEKDYLSVLLIQIENRNIYEEKHWKNLLRYKKNIFGSFVSEVDSEYYFLSKKGKEDPKKELFATLRSFFADESSDSEEILHPQCSFPERYDWLKKQLDFDPRILKERKCLRFETWKQSLGGQGLRIVFSSYYMQSPASMFGHTLIKVDSRLNESSELLDYGVGFAANTGDANVIYYMFGGLTGKFPGTFSIFPYYLKVNEYNDLENRDLWEYKLNLNEEERARFLRHLWEMRRSHFDYFFLSENCSYHLLGILDVSGTNLYLSSKAGNLVSPADTIKLYLNEKDLVIESFYRPSMYSKIKQKLVAMTDTEKECFWNLLSGKISYRDLEGKEIRKSLVIDAILEAYRYKQTRSKKEEEDPLYEPTLHYRSKLTDTYSINESIFVSTPPEFSHSLSRVGVSLGTSNLGTFSQFQYRVAYHDLMNASRGHSPNSELQFFNGTIRKYESKPLELTSMSLLRVVSLSPYNPLSKHLSYLFDVGWDTVLYKEKDPIRENDTVRKQAGNLEGLVGYSFQNEFKNFNPSSTFSVLVGGKAQGAAIFQNGLRYGPELMLNYLWEMGDWKLQLAGSYYYFQASREAANFANTAKIRYSITKNHELRIEVNSQRSYDEFLFSYQYLF
- a CDS encoding esterase/lipase family protein — encoded protein: MIQTIVHSIAGKTVQFTHNSTESLLKGIKVLVKGTLQNTGAGLDLLSNAFLYKEDWREALKKAGVVLKETGDHTTETMEKAIHSTNVAFEKASFAVDAAGRQGNQMVFDNRVISSIIGSSHDQKIILTKIEMSFRDIGKDISVSEAAQSFRESGQKESVLFLPGLFTDETVWLEKWIPYKKRKVRSLGISTELSKKNIHPLYIRYNHGMPIHENGKKLMNLLDTFFTECPEARPHIVAYSLGSLVLRSCLYHAKEENKPWIENFQKVISISSPNRGSYLEKLGFWLGLILEKSPNAALKIIGMIGNLRSDAIKDLSFGLIRREQKSFWAPISQYFQETYFGELDEVDAYEAYSLVDTIENPIQNFLGDGIVEKQSLRYLSDKVYSKKLNPSLRTLEIEKANHFTILNSKKLFLWLDEIFSESK